GCGCTGCCCACCACCTGAACCTGGCCCACGGCCTGGGCGCCTCCGCACTGCGGTCGGTGATGCCGGCCCGCAACTCGGTGGCCGTGAGCCTGAACTCCTGCCCGGTGCGGCCGCTGTCGCAGGACCCGGCGGACCTGGCGGCGGCCCGGAAGATCGACGACCTGGCGAACGGCGTCTTCCACGGCCCGATGCTGCACGGCGCGTACCCGGAGACGCTGCTCTCGGCGACGTCGTCGATCACGGACTGGTCGTACGTCCAGGACGGCGACCTGGAGAAGATCAACCAGCCGCTGGACGCGCTGGGCCTGAACTACTACACGCCCACGCTCGTGTCGGCGGCCTCGCCTGCGGACGCGAGCGGTCCGCGGTCGGACGGTCACGGCGCCAGCTCGTACTCCCCCTGGCCGGCCGCGGACGACGTGACGTTCCATCTGACGCCGGGCGACCGCACGGAGATGGGCTGGTCGATCGACCCGACGGGCCTGCACGAGCTGATCATGCGCTACACGCGCGAGGCCCCGAACCTGCCGCTGTACATCACCGAGAACGGCGCGGCGTACGACGACAAGCCGGATGCGGACGGCCGTGTGCACGACCCGGAGCGGATCGCGTACCTGCACGGCCACCTGTCGGCGGTCCGCCGCGCGATCACGGACGGCGCGGACGTACGCGGCTACTACCTGTGGTCCCTGCTGGACAACTTCGAGTGGGCCTACGGCTACGGCAAGCGGTTCGGAGCGGTGTACGTGGACTACGCGACGCTGGAGCGCACCCCGAAGTCGAGCGCGCACTGGTACGGGCGGGCGGCGCGGACGGGGGAGCTGCCGCCGCTGCAGGACTGACCGACCGACGGGGTCGGCCGGGGGGGGGCCGACCGTCCGACGGGGGCGGCCGACCGGGGACGGCTGTACGGGGCGCGGCACTGGAGGGAGGTGCCGCGCCCCGGGTCAGAGGCTGCCCGGGGACGCGAGCCACTGGGTCGACTGCCCGGTGACCGAGGAGGCGGCACCGTGAGCATTCGTGGGGTGCGTAGACCCGTGCCCGCCTTACTTGTAGGCGCCGAACGCCTTCGAGAAGGCGGACTTGTCCTGGACGATCGAGCTGCACGTGGCGTCCGCGGACGGCTTGGCACCGCCGTCGCACTGCTTGTCGCGCGTGGCCGACCACATCGACAGCCAGCCCAGGCCCTTCGACTTGGCGAAGTTCACCAGCTGAGTGGCGTCGTCGACCTTGAAGATCTCGGTGGAGACGTCGTTGACGCCGATCATCGGGGTGACGGCGACCGTCTTCCAGGCCGCGCTGTCGGTGAGGCCCAGCACGCTCTTGATCTGCGCCTGCGTCGCGGTGGCCGCCTGCTCGGCGTATGTGCCCATGTCGCCGCTGTAGGAGGCGCCGTAGTCCATCGCCATGATGTTGACGGCTGCGATCTTCACACCGTTGGACTTGGCGTTGGAGAGCAGGTTCACGCCGTCCTGGGTCAGGCCCTCGGGCATGACGGGGAGGGTGAACGACACGTCCAGGTTCGGGTGTTGCTGCTGGAGCTTGGCGATGGCCTGGGCGCGCCGGGTGTTCGCGGCCGTGTTGGGCAGCGCGCCGCCCTCCACGTCGAAGTCGACCTTGGTGAGTCTGTACGCGTCCACGGCCTTCCCGTACGCCGTCGCCAGCGCATCCGCCGAGGAGCACGTCGTCGCCAGCTCCGAGCCGGAGGCGCCGCCGAAGGAGACGCGGACGTCGCCGCCCTTGGCGCGCAGGCCGCCGATCTGTGCCGCCACCGCGTCGCTGCCGAG
The Streptomyces sp. CGMCC 4.7035 DNA segment above includes these coding regions:
- a CDS encoding GH1 family beta-glucosidase, whose protein sequence is MPEQVTPVTFPPTFLWGSATSAYQIEGAVREDGRTPSIWDTFSHTPGKTAGGEHGDIAVDHYHRYREDVALMAELGLGAYRFSISWSRVQPTGRGPAVQRGLDFYRRLVDELLAHDIKPAITLYHWDLPQELEDAGGWPERDTALRFAEYARIVGDALGDRVENWITLNEPWCSAFLGYGSGVHAPGRTDAAASLRAAHHLNLAHGLGASALRSVMPARNSVAVSLNSCPVRPLSQDPADLAAARKIDDLANGVFHGPMLHGAYPETLLSATSSITDWSYVQDGDLEKINQPLDALGLNYYTPTLVSAASPADASGPRSDGHGASSYSPWPAADDVTFHLTPGDRTEMGWSIDPTGLHELIMRYTREAPNLPLYITENGAAYDDKPDADGRVHDPERIAYLHGHLSAVRRAITDGADVRGYYLWSLLDNFEWAYGYGKRFGAVYVDYATLERTPKSSAHWYGRAARTGELPPLQD
- a CDS encoding glycoside hydrolase family 18 protein; this encodes MSSTHRRKVSGRNKAIGGVVAAAVVGGGALLLTGTAHAAGVGAVYTKTSAWSTGYTAQYVITNDSGQTKADWTLRFDLPSGAKLNSLWDGTSSVSGQHVTVTPPSWDKDGLAAGESVTVGFVVTGSGDPTGCLIDGAKCSADDGATPQPSGRPTESPTPTATPTATPTAKPTPTTPATSTPSPTASPTSGTGTTTSAGFSPYVDTSLYPAFDLLAAADATGVKNYNLAFITDGGGCTPKWGGVSDLGSDAVAAQIGGLRAKGGDVRVSFGGASGSELATTCSSADALATAYGKAVDAYRLTKVDFDVEGGALPNTAANTRRAQAIAKLQQQHPNLDVSFTLPVMPEGLTQDGVNLLSNAKSNGVKIAAVNIMAMDYGASYSGDMGTYAEQAATATQAQIKSVLGLTDSAAWKTVAVTPMIGVNDVSTEIFKVDDATQLVNFAKSKGLGWLSMWSATRDKQCDGGAKPSADATCSSIVQDKSAFSKAFGAYK